A genomic segment from Triticum dicoccoides isolate Atlit2015 ecotype Zavitan chromosome 1A, WEW_v2.0, whole genome shotgun sequence encodes:
- the LOC119292318 gene encoding anthranilate O-methyltransferase 1-like isoform X1, with protein sequence MELQFFLNDLPGNDFNLVFRSLDRLQELTADRRLQYYVAGMPGSFYTRLFPCRSVHLFHSSYSLMWRSKKLSLVATIHYGSYQFSYRGFVTSGEKKVPDELSRGAYLNEESIYIGKSTPPAVIKLYQEEYHKDLSLFLTLRFNELVRGGHMVLTFLGRKSKDMLLHGEASSMWDLLAQALLSLVLKGLVEKEKLVSFNLPFYAPSMDEVKAVVEENNLFNVEHMSVFESSWDPQDDDTNDDVVLGCSSSGLNVARCIRAVAEPLIKKHFGEAILDDLFMVYASMISKHLKKAKAKYPIIIIYLKAKH encoded by the exons ATGGAGTTGCAGTTCTTCCTCAACGACCTGCCGGGGAACGACTTCAACCTCGTCTTCAGGTCGCTGGATCGGCTGCAGGAGCTCACCGCCGATAGGAGGCTGCAATACTACGTGGCCGGGATGCCGGGTTCTTTCTACACCAGGCTGTTCCCATGCCGGAGTGTCCACCTCTTCCATTCCTCCTACTCCCTCATGTGGAGGTCCAAG AAGTTGTCACTGGTCGCTACCATTCATTACGGTTCATATCAGTTCAGTTACCGTGGTTTTGTTACATCGGGGGAGAAAAAG GTACCGGATGAGCTTTCAAGAGGTGCTTACCTGAATGAAGAGAGCATCTACATTGGCAAGAGTACTCCTCCAGCTGTGATAAAACTATACCAAGAAGAGTACCATAAGGACCTGTCTTTGTTCCTGACGCTGCGATTCAATGAACTTGTACGTGGTGGGCATATGGTTCTAACATTTCTAGGCAGAAAGAGCAAAGACATGTTGTTACATGGTGAAGCAAGCAGCATGTGGGACTTGCTCGCCCAAGCACTTCTCTCTCTTGTGCTGAAG GGCCTTGTGGAGAAGGAGAAGCTGGTCTCTTTCAACCTTCCATTTTATGCGCCATCTATGGACGAAGTGAAGGCTGTGGTTGAGGAGAACAATCTCTTCAATGTGGAACACATGAGTGTGTTTGAATCAAGCTGGGATCCACAAGACGACGACACAAACGATGATGTCGTGTTGGGCTGCAGCAGTAGTGGGTTGAATGTTGCCAGGTGCATAAGGGCGGTGGCGGAACCGCTGATTAAGAAACACTTCGGAGAGGCCATTCTTGATGATCTGTTTATGGTTTATGCCAGCATGATTTCAAAGCACCTCAAGAAAGCGAAGGCCAAGTATCCTATAATTATCATCTATTTGAAGGCCAAGCACTAA
- the LOC119292318 gene encoding anthranilate O-methyltransferase 1-like isoform X2 yields the protein MELQFFLNDLPGNDFNLVFRSLDRLQELTADRRLQYYVAGMPGSFYTRLFPCRSVHLFHSSYSLMWRSKVPDELSRGAYLNEESIYIGKSTPPAVIKLYQEEYHKDLSLFLTLRFNELVRGGHMVLTFLGRKSKDMLLHGEASSMWDLLAQALLSLVLKGLVEKEKLVSFNLPFYAPSMDEVKAVVEENNLFNVEHMSVFESSWDPQDDDTNDDVVLGCSSSGLNVARCIRAVAEPLIKKHFGEAILDDLFMVYASMISKHLKKAKAKYPIIIIYLKAKH from the exons ATGGAGTTGCAGTTCTTCCTCAACGACCTGCCGGGGAACGACTTCAACCTCGTCTTCAGGTCGCTGGATCGGCTGCAGGAGCTCACCGCCGATAGGAGGCTGCAATACTACGTGGCCGGGATGCCGGGTTCTTTCTACACCAGGCTGTTCCCATGCCGGAGTGTCCACCTCTTCCATTCCTCCTACTCCCTCATGTGGAGGTCCAAG GTACCGGATGAGCTTTCAAGAGGTGCTTACCTGAATGAAGAGAGCATCTACATTGGCAAGAGTACTCCTCCAGCTGTGATAAAACTATACCAAGAAGAGTACCATAAGGACCTGTCTTTGTTCCTGACGCTGCGATTCAATGAACTTGTACGTGGTGGGCATATGGTTCTAACATTTCTAGGCAGAAAGAGCAAAGACATGTTGTTACATGGTGAAGCAAGCAGCATGTGGGACTTGCTCGCCCAAGCACTTCTCTCTCTTGTGCTGAAG GGCCTTGTGGAGAAGGAGAAGCTGGTCTCTTTCAACCTTCCATTTTATGCGCCATCTATGGACGAAGTGAAGGCTGTGGTTGAGGAGAACAATCTCTTCAATGTGGAACACATGAGTGTGTTTGAATCAAGCTGGGATCCACAAGACGACGACACAAACGATGATGTCGTGTTGGGCTGCAGCAGTAGTGGGTTGAATGTTGCCAGGTGCATAAGGGCGGTGGCGGAACCGCTGATTAAGAAACACTTCGGAGAGGCCATTCTTGATGATCTGTTTATGGTTTATGCCAGCATGATTTCAAAGCACCTCAAGAAAGCGAAGGCCAAGTATCCTATAATTATCATCTATTTGAAGGCCAAGCACTAA